Proteins encoded together in one Streptomyces umbrinus window:
- a CDS encoding DeoR/GlpR family DNA-binding transcription regulator has protein sequence MLAERRHQLILRALRNGGPAAVTDLSEQLGVSPATVRRDLLKLEEEGLLTRVHGGAVAEEGDQPFAEVAEVRVAEKDAIAERAAAMVEDGQSVLLDIGTTAYRLARQLHGRRITVITSNLVVYEELVDDEGIELVLLGGMVRREYRSLVGFLTEDNLRQLHADWLFLGTSGVRPGGQVMDTTVVEVPVKRAMIKAAERVVLLADRAKFPGTGMAKVCGPEELDVVVTNGPADAGTRSALEEAGVRVVLT, from the coding sequence GTGCTGGCAGAGCGACGACATCAACTCATCCTGCGGGCCCTGCGAAACGGGGGCCCCGCAGCCGTCACCGACCTCTCGGAGCAGCTGGGTGTGAGCCCCGCCACAGTCCGGCGTGACCTGCTCAAACTGGAGGAGGAGGGGCTGCTCACCCGCGTGCACGGCGGGGCGGTCGCCGAGGAGGGCGACCAGCCCTTCGCCGAGGTCGCCGAGGTGCGCGTGGCCGAGAAGGACGCCATAGCCGAACGCGCCGCCGCGATGGTCGAGGACGGCCAGTCGGTCCTGCTCGACATCGGCACCACCGCGTACCGGCTGGCCCGGCAGCTGCACGGCCGCCGGATCACCGTGATCACCAGCAACCTCGTGGTCTACGAGGAGCTGGTGGACGACGAGGGCATCGAACTGGTGCTGCTCGGCGGCATGGTCCGCCGCGAGTACCGCTCACTGGTCGGCTTCCTCACCGAGGACAACCTGCGTCAGCTGCACGCGGACTGGCTCTTCCTCGGCACCAGTGGAGTGCGCCCCGGCGGGCAGGTGATGGACACGACGGTCGTCGAGGTGCCGGTCAAGCGGGCCATGATCAAGGCGGCCGAGCGGGTCGTCCTGCTCGCCGACCGCGCCAAATTCCCGGGTACGGGCATGGCCAAGGTCTGCGGGCCCGAGGAACTGGACGTGGTGGTGACCAACGGACCGGCGGACGCCGGGACGCGGTCGGCCCTTGAGGAGGCGGGTGTGCGCGTGGTGCTGACGTGA
- a CDS encoding carbohydrate kinase family protein, with translation MGDEQPDARPDVLLTGLLFYDLVLTGLGKPPTPGEEIWTDGMGTSPGGIANLAVAAARYGLRTSLATVFGDDYYGAHCREVLAEQEHIDLSLSRTADGWHTPVTVSIAYGHDRALVTHGQEPPYSQDALMGDPPAARTALVHIEAEPREWLAKAAANGTKIFADVGWDPTQQWSSALLDQLALCHAFVPNDTEAMAYTRTDTAADALSKLSELVPVAVVTRGGDGAIAVDQTTGEYADVPALATEVLDATGAGDVFGASFVAASLEGWPLEERLRFAVLAAGLSVQRHGGALAAPGWYGVHRWWQSVRNTENPENTELRRAYGFLADRLPADPGPPVPHAPVTPPAPHGIPDLP, from the coding sequence GTGGGTGACGAACAGCCCGACGCGCGGCCCGATGTGCTGCTGACCGGGCTGCTCTTCTACGACCTCGTCCTGACCGGTCTGGGCAAGCCACCGACCCCCGGCGAGGAGATCTGGACCGACGGGATGGGCACGAGCCCGGGCGGGATAGCGAACCTGGCCGTGGCCGCGGCCCGCTACGGCCTGAGGACGTCCCTGGCCACGGTGTTCGGCGACGACTACTACGGCGCCCACTGCCGTGAGGTCCTCGCGGAGCAGGAGCACATCGACCTCTCGCTCTCCCGTACCGCGGACGGCTGGCACACCCCGGTCACCGTCTCGATCGCGTACGGACACGACCGCGCCCTGGTCACCCACGGCCAGGAACCCCCGTACTCGCAGGATGCGCTGATGGGCGACCCGCCCGCCGCGCGCACCGCCCTCGTGCACATCGAGGCCGAACCCCGCGAGTGGCTCGCCAAAGCGGCGGCGAACGGTACGAAGATCTTCGCGGACGTCGGCTGGGATCCCACCCAGCAGTGGTCCTCGGCCCTCCTCGACCAGCTCGCCCTGTGCCACGCCTTCGTCCCGAACGACACCGAGGCGATGGCGTACACCCGCACCGACACCGCGGCCGACGCGCTCTCCAAGCTTTCCGAGCTGGTGCCGGTGGCCGTGGTGACGCGCGGCGGCGACGGTGCGATCGCCGTCGACCAGACGACGGGCGAGTACGCCGACGTACCCGCCCTCGCCACCGAGGTGCTGGACGCGACGGGTGCCGGAGACGTCTTCGGCGCGAGTTTCGTCGCGGCCTCCCTCGAAGGCTGGCCCCTGGAAGAGCGGCTGCGCTTCGCGGTGCTGGCCGCCGGACTGTCCGTACAGCGGCACGGCGGGGCTCTCGCCGCGCCGGGCTGGTACGGCGTCCACCGGTGGTGGCAGTCGGTCCGGAACACCGAGAACCCCGAAAACACCGAACTGCGGCGGGCGTACGGCTTCCTGGCCGACCGCCTGCCCGCCGACCCCGGACCGCCGGTCCCCCACGCCCCGGTGACCCCACCCGCCCCCCACGGCATTCCCGATCTCCCCTGA